The following are encoded in a window of Amycolatopsis solani genomic DNA:
- a CDS encoding alpha/beta hydrolase, with product MSGTVVVRVLLVAALVVVLVLGLVWVFQRRLVYLPGTTPVPAAASVLPGAEDVRFRTDDGLELGAWFVRPGGREPSATVLVAGGNGGNRAGRAPLAAKLAEAGLAVLLLDYRGYGGNPGDPSEAGLALDVRAAHRFLTAERRVPPERLLYFGESLGCAVVTELATAHPPAGLLLRSPFTDLAAVGAEVYPYLPVRLLLRDRFPVEEQVARVRVPSVVVLGGADSLVPPSQSRAVAAAAAARVVEIAGAGHNDPVLLDGPEVIDAVRSLVPH from the coding sequence TTGAGCGGGACCGTGGTCGTGCGGGTGCTGCTGGTGGCGGCGCTGGTCGTGGTGCTGGTGCTCGGGCTGGTGTGGGTGTTCCAGCGCCGGCTGGTCTACCTGCCCGGCACCACGCCGGTGCCGGCCGCCGCGAGCGTGCTGCCCGGCGCCGAGGACGTCCGCTTCCGCACGGACGACGGCCTGGAGCTGGGCGCCTGGTTCGTCCGGCCCGGCGGCCGCGAGCCGTCGGCGACGGTGCTGGTGGCCGGGGGCAACGGCGGCAACCGGGCCGGGCGCGCCCCGCTGGCGGCGAAGCTGGCCGAGGCGGGTCTGGCGGTGCTCCTGCTCGACTACCGCGGCTACGGCGGCAACCCGGGCGACCCGAGCGAAGCGGGCCTGGCCCTCGACGTCCGCGCGGCCCACCGGTTCCTGACGGCGGAGCGGCGGGTCCCGCCGGAGCGGCTCCTGTACTTCGGCGAGAGCCTCGGGTGCGCCGTCGTGACCGAGCTGGCCACGGCGCACCCGCCGGCCGGGCTGCTGCTGCGTTCGCCGTTCACCGACCTCGCGGCGGTGGGTGCCGAGGTCTACCCGTACCTGCCGGTGCGCCTGCTGCTGCGCGACCGCTTCCCGGTCGAGGAGCAGGTCGCGCGCGTGCGGGTGCCGTCGGTGGTCGTGCTGGGTGGCGCGGACTCGCTCGTGCCGCCGTCCCAGAGCCGCGCGGTGGCGGCCGCGGCGGCGGCGCGGGTGGTGGAGATCGCGGGTGCCGGCCACAACGACCCGGTGCTGCTGGACGGGCCGGAGGTGATCGACGCGGTCCGCTCGCTGGTTCCGCATTGA
- a CDS encoding SDR family oxidoreductase, translated as MTGVVVTGGGGGIGAALARRFAAGGAQVVVADLDGDKAAEVAKEIGGTAFAGDVASVDGVTKLIESARAALGEIDVFCANAGIAPFGGAESPEEVWARTWDVNVMSHVRAANQLLPAWLERGEGHFIATVSAAGLLTSLGSAPYSVTKHGALAFAEYLSATYRHRGITVQAICPQGVRTAMLESTGTAGQLLMGASAIEPEQVADALFAAMESKQFLVLPHPEVADYYAARATQTDRWLGGMNKLQRKVEAALEAE; from the coding sequence GTGACCGGCGTCGTCGTCACCGGGGGTGGCGGCGGCATCGGCGCCGCGCTGGCCCGCCGTTTCGCCGCCGGCGGTGCCCAGGTCGTCGTGGCCGACCTCGACGGGGACAAGGCCGCCGAAGTCGCGAAGGAGATCGGCGGCACGGCGTTCGCCGGCGACGTCGCGAGCGTCGACGGCGTCACGAAGCTGATCGAGAGCGCCCGCGCGGCACTGGGCGAGATCGACGTCTTCTGCGCCAACGCGGGCATCGCGCCCTTCGGCGGCGCGGAAAGCCCCGAGGAGGTCTGGGCGCGCACCTGGGACGTCAACGTCATGTCCCACGTCCGCGCGGCGAACCAGCTGCTGCCCGCGTGGCTCGAACGCGGCGAGGGGCACTTCATCGCGACGGTGTCCGCGGCCGGCCTGCTGACCAGCCTCGGTTCGGCGCCGTACTCGGTCACCAAGCACGGCGCGCTCGCGTTCGCCGAGTACCTGTCGGCGACCTACCGGCACCGCGGGATCACCGTGCAGGCGATCTGCCCGCAGGGTGTGCGCACGGCGATGCTGGAGAGCACCGGCACCGCCGGTCAGCTGCTGATGGGCGCGTCGGCGATCGAACCCGAGCAGGTGGCGGACGCGCTGTTCGCGGCGATGGAGTCGAAGCAGTTCCTGGTCCTGCCGCACCCGGAGGTCGCGGACTACTACGCGGCGCGCGCGACGCAGACCGACCGCTGGCTCGGCGGGATGAACAAGCTGCAGCGCAAGGTCGAAGCGGCGCTCGAGGCGGAATGA
- a CDS encoding cytochrome P450, which yields MRQTLAEPDGFLTDPLAALDGWVGDGIAIRRFEPGRYLVSGDELVRTALAGTTTPFAAKAATFGAVAGWVPGSERSRPVNAALARELDRAWQAVPPERITAELRRSAEAGETWPGALSGCYLKLFGEQLFPGLPTKARQSLQDALAASDGLDRTTTALRRLRGRLAHSRADAALHRWAAGRTGPLPDAMRTALGSADDVALALHGLVGAVCRAASMVFAWTALLDRGWRPGTPAGTTLPPVAVTEPAAHRVSEALRLWPVAWLLSRKVTAATELGGVPLVPGDRLYLCTYLLHRDPDVWAEPGEYRPSRWARPPEGHKARYMPYGFGGAACVGSRFVNRASAAVLDCWTAFDDVALRIVEPGPVFGSLLSPPVVRPVITR from the coding sequence GTGCGACAGACACTCGCCGAACCGGACGGGTTCCTCACCGATCCGCTCGCCGCCCTCGACGGGTGGGTGGGCGACGGGATCGCGATCCGCCGCTTCGAACCGGGCCGGTACCTGGTGTCCGGCGACGAGCTCGTCCGCACGGCGCTGGCCGGGACCACCACGCCGTTCGCGGCCAAGGCCGCGACGTTCGGCGCCGTCGCCGGCTGGGTGCCCGGCTCCGAACGCAGCCGCCCGGTGAACGCCGCGCTGGCGCGGGAACTGGACCGGGCCTGGCAGGCCGTCCCGCCCGAGCGGATCACCGCCGAGCTCCGTCGCTCCGCCGAAGCCGGCGAAACCTGGCCGGGCGCCCTTTCCGGGTGCTACCTCAAGCTCTTCGGCGAACAGCTCTTCCCCGGACTACCGACGAAAGCGCGGCAGTCCCTGCAGGACGCCCTCGCCGCGTCCGACGGGCTCGACCGGACGACCACGGCCCTGCGGCGCCTGCGGGGACGGCTCGCGCACAGCCGCGCCGACGCCGCGCTCCACCGCTGGGCGGCCGGGCGCACCGGTCCCCTGCCGGACGCCATGCGGACCGCGCTCGGGTCGGCCGACGACGTCGCGCTCGCCCTGCACGGCCTGGTCGGCGCGGTCTGCCGGGCCGCGTCGATGGTGTTCGCCTGGACCGCGCTGCTCGACCGGGGCTGGCGGCCCGGCACCCCGGCGGGCACCACGCTGCCGCCGGTCGCCGTCACCGAGCCCGCCGCCCACCGCGTCAGCGAAGCGCTGCGGCTGTGGCCGGTCGCCTGGCTGCTGTCGCGCAAGGTCACCGCGGCCACCGAGCTGGGCGGCGTCCCGCTGGTCCCCGGCGACCGGCTGTACCTGTGCACGTACCTGCTCCACCGCGACCCGGACGTCTGGGCCGAGCCCGGCGAATACCGTCCCTCGCGCTGGGCCCGGCCGCCCGAGGGGCACAAGGCCCGTTACATGCCCTACGGCTTCGGCGGCGCGGCCTGCGTCGGCTCGCGGTTCGTCAACCGGGCGAGCGCGGCGGTGCTCGACTGCTGGACGGCCTTCGACGACGTCGCGCTGCGGATCGTCGAGCCCGGGCCCGTGTTCGGCTCGCTGCTGTCCCCGCCCGTCGTGCGGCCCGTGATCACGCGCTGA
- a CDS encoding TetR/AcrR family transcriptional regulator, whose protein sequence is MTAGPAAAARPRNRKQLIVEAAATVFSERGYHSASMEDIAAAVGITAAALYRHFPNKYALFAECANVMADRLVAAVPPGGTAADVLAAVTRVTVAHRGAGGLYRWEARYLERDDRRVLKGKFAHVVGRVADAIRREHPGPGEHLRAVAALGAIGSITMHHNSIARRRVEDLLLASALRVAATDTRRALAGEPLVELPAVPLPRTRRSEILAAAVPLFERAGFAAVTNGMIAEAVGLVPSGLYRYFPGKADILAAACLQAAGLLAQAVEHNLRGVTGARDALLALTATYVAYSFEQHALTSVADAEVAGLPAGLRRPLVAAQREHIAVWEQHLRQARPDLDARQARVLVHAGFGVVVEAGRRLRWEDSPEHRAAVAALFVSALDLS, encoded by the coding sequence GTGACCGCCGGGCCGGCCGCGGCGGCCCGGCCGCGCAACCGCAAGCAGCTCATCGTCGAAGCGGCCGCCACGGTGTTCAGCGAGCGCGGCTACCACTCGGCGTCCATGGAGGACATCGCGGCCGCCGTCGGCATCACCGCGGCCGCGCTGTACCGGCACTTCCCGAACAAGTACGCGCTGTTCGCCGAGTGCGCGAACGTCATGGCGGACCGGCTCGTCGCGGCGGTGCCGCCCGGCGGGACGGCAGCGGACGTCCTGGCCGCCGTCACCCGGGTCACCGTCGCCCACCGCGGGGCGGGCGGCCTGTACCGGTGGGAGGCCCGCTACCTCGAGCGCGACGACCGCCGTGTGCTCAAGGGGAAGTTCGCGCACGTCGTCGGCCGGGTGGCGGACGCGATCCGGCGCGAGCACCCGGGGCCGGGCGAGCACCTGCGGGCGGTGGCGGCACTGGGCGCGATCGGCTCGATCACGATGCACCACAACTCGATCGCCCGGCGGCGCGTCGAAGACCTCCTGCTGGCGTCCGCGCTGCGCGTGGCCGCGACCGACACCCGGCGGGCGCTCGCGGGCGAGCCGCTCGTCGAACTGCCCGCCGTGCCCCTCCCGCGCACGCGGCGGTCGGAGATCCTCGCGGCCGCCGTCCCGCTGTTCGAACGGGCGGGGTTCGCCGCCGTCACCAACGGGATGATCGCCGAAGCCGTGGGACTGGTGCCGTCCGGGCTCTACCGGTACTTCCCCGGCAAGGCCGACATCCTGGCGGCGGCGTGCCTGCAGGCGGCCGGCCTGCTGGCCCAGGCGGTCGAGCACAACCTGCGCGGGGTGACCGGCGCGCGCGACGCCCTGCTCGCGCTGACGGCGACCTACGTGGCCTACAGCTTCGAGCAGCACGCCCTCACCAGCGTGGCCGACGCCGAGGTCGCCGGCCTGCCCGCCGGGTTGCGCCGCCCCCTGGTCGCGGCGCAGCGCGAGCACATCGCCGTCTGGGAGCAGCACCTGCGGCAAGCCCGGCCGGACCTCGACGCGCGCCAGGCACGGGTGCTGGTGCACGCCGGCTTCGGCGTGGTCGTGGAGGCCGGGCGCCGCCTGCGGTGGGAGGACAGCCCCGAGCACCGGGCCGCCGTCGCCGCGTTGTTCGTGAGCGCACTGGACCTGTCCTGA
- a CDS encoding SDR family oxidoreductase, protein MNSFKDRVAIVTGASRGIGLGIAKTLVERGAKVCITARKPEALEEAVNSLGGPDVAMFVPGKADDTDHQDEAVAKTIETFGRLDYLVNNTGINPVYGPTLDIDPAAAAKIFGVNVLAPLGWTKRARDAWMGEHGGAVVNVASVAGLGASPGIGMYGVSKAALIRLTVELGAELGPKIRVNAVAPAVVKTKFATALYEGREEEVASAYPLKRLGVPADIAGAVAFLLSDDAGWITGQTVVLDGGVTLGGGL, encoded by the coding sequence GTGAACTCGTTCAAGGATCGCGTCGCGATCGTCACCGGGGCCAGCCGGGGCATCGGCCTCGGGATCGCGAAGACGCTCGTCGAACGCGGCGCCAAGGTGTGCATCACCGCGCGCAAGCCGGAGGCCCTCGAAGAGGCCGTGAACTCCCTCGGCGGCCCGGACGTCGCCATGTTCGTGCCCGGGAAGGCCGACGACACCGACCACCAGGACGAGGCGGTCGCCAAGACGATCGAGACCTTCGGCCGGCTCGACTACCTGGTCAACAACACCGGCATCAACCCGGTCTACGGGCCCACCCTGGACATCGACCCGGCGGCCGCGGCCAAGATCTTCGGCGTCAACGTGCTCGCACCGCTGGGCTGGACCAAGCGCGCCCGCGACGCGTGGATGGGCGAGCACGGCGGTGCCGTCGTCAACGTCGCTTCCGTCGCCGGTCTCGGCGCTTCGCCCGGCATCGGGATGTACGGCGTCAGCAAGGCCGCGCTGATCCGGCTGACCGTCGAGCTCGGGGCCGAGCTCGGGCCGAAGATCCGGGTCAACGCCGTCGCGCCGGCCGTGGTCAAGACGAAGTTCGCGACCGCGCTGTACGAGGGCCGCGAAGAGGAGGTCGCCTCGGCGTACCCGCTGAAGCGGCTCGGCGTCCCGGCCGACATCGCGGGCGCGGTCGCCTTCCTGCTGTCCGACGACGCGGGCTGGATCACCGGCCAGACCGTGGTGCTCGACGGCGGCGTGACCCTCGGCGGTGGCCTGTGA
- a CDS encoding oxygenase MpaB family protein encodes MSNLSRRNALSLGVALGLVSAANAVPAWASAGGAAAGADPWWTWDDEVDRIMAGVLGTGGVPAVNTALRPWVNNDDPLPTGLPADLAGYLQQVNRLPSWADAAKLRRAADFNRRKDTYLFLLYGLGSGIMSTVIPREAKSVYWSAGGANMQDRAAKTFTFGYDLSDLNAFEPGGQFVVTANKTRLVHAAVRHLLPQSPHWKAVADEQIPISNGDILVTFHSLGTYVHRKLLEWRVPMSAADEEAFLHQWQVAIHLLGVRDEFIPKTWAEADAQSTRVLTPLLSPTTEGKELAEDLLGLTAQIDLGVTRGFLNEFVRYALSDAVGDWLGLRRDYAAATLIRTGWPAYIAFREGLLPIAPAGFYLFDQFIRAIAMLFLNKVSSPTTTPITIPTGNRPGA; translated from the coding sequence ATGAGCAATCTCAGCCGGAGGAACGCTCTTTCGCTCGGCGTCGCACTGGGTCTGGTGAGCGCGGCGAACGCCGTCCCGGCCTGGGCGTCGGCCGGCGGTGCCGCCGCGGGCGCGGATCCGTGGTGGACGTGGGACGACGAGGTGGACCGCATCATGGCGGGCGTCCTCGGCACCGGCGGCGTCCCCGCGGTCAACACCGCGCTGCGGCCGTGGGTGAACAACGACGACCCGCTGCCCACCGGCCTGCCCGCCGACCTCGCCGGCTACCTGCAGCAGGTCAACCGGCTGCCGTCCTGGGCCGACGCGGCCAAGCTGCGCCGCGCCGCCGACTTCAACCGCCGCAAGGACACCTACCTGTTCCTGCTCTACGGCCTGGGCAGCGGCATCATGAGCACGGTGATCCCGCGGGAGGCCAAGTCGGTCTACTGGTCCGCGGGCGGGGCGAACATGCAGGACCGCGCGGCGAAGACGTTCACCTTCGGCTACGACCTGAGCGACCTGAACGCGTTCGAACCCGGGGGCCAGTTCGTGGTCACCGCGAACAAAACCCGCCTGGTGCACGCCGCGGTGCGCCACCTGCTGCCCCAGTCGCCGCACTGGAAGGCGGTCGCCGACGAGCAGATCCCGATCAGCAACGGCGACATCCTGGTGACCTTCCACAGCCTCGGCACCTACGTGCACCGGAAGCTGCTGGAATGGCGCGTCCCGATGTCGGCCGCGGACGAAGAGGCGTTCCTGCACCAGTGGCAGGTCGCCATCCACCTGCTCGGCGTCCGCGACGAGTTCATCCCGAAGACGTGGGCCGAAGCCGACGCGCAGTCGACGCGGGTGCTCACCCCGCTCCTCTCGCCGACGACGGAGGGCAAGGAACTGGCGGAGGACCTGCTCGGCCTGACCGCGCAGATCGACCTGGGCGTCACGCGGGGATTCCTCAACGAGTTCGTCCGCTACGCCCTCAGCGACGCGGTCGGCGACTGGCTCGGCCTGCGCCGCGACTACGCGGCCGCGACGCTGATCCGCACCGGCTGGCCGGCCTACATCGCCTTCCGGGAAGGGCTGCTGCCGATCGCGCCGGCCGGGTTCTACCTGTTCGACCAGTTCATCCGCGCCATCGCGATGCTGTTCCTGAACAAGGTCAGCTCGCCGACGACGACCCCGATCACGATCCCGACGGGCAACCGGCCGGGGGCCTGA
- a CDS encoding enoyl-CoA hydratase-related protein, producing MSTVDGVRYAADGAVATLTFDKPARSNAMDVPMQARYGALLRQADADAAVRAVVVTGAGKAFCPGADLGLLDGLAAAPPAGGGGHENFRDVLAASSVGVPVVAAINGGCAGLGFVIACSADVRFAAAGAKFTTAFARRGLIAEYGVAKLLPELVGQGRARDLLLSGRTFTAEQALDYGLVQEVVPAGELALRAHAYATELATYSAPRSMAVMKQQFGREASLTLEEAAREATALMIESFGRPELAEGLASWNERRPPEFPDR from the coding sequence TTGTCCACTGTGGATGGTGTGCGGTACGCGGCGGACGGCGCGGTCGCGACGCTGACGTTCGACAAACCCGCCCGCAGCAACGCGATGGACGTCCCGATGCAGGCCCGCTACGGCGCCCTGCTGCGGCAGGCCGACGCGGACGCCGCCGTCCGCGCGGTCGTCGTCACCGGGGCGGGCAAGGCGTTCTGCCCCGGTGCCGACCTGGGGCTGCTCGACGGCCTCGCCGCCGCTCCCCCGGCCGGGGGCGGCGGGCACGAGAACTTCCGGGACGTCCTGGCGGCGTCGTCGGTCGGGGTTCCCGTGGTCGCCGCGATCAACGGCGGGTGCGCCGGGCTGGGCTTCGTCATCGCCTGCTCGGCGGACGTCCGCTTCGCCGCCGCGGGCGCCAAGTTCACCACGGCGTTCGCGCGGCGCGGGCTGATCGCCGAGTACGGCGTCGCGAAGCTGCTGCCGGAGCTCGTCGGCCAGGGACGGGCCCGTGACCTGCTGCTGTCCGGCCGCACGTTCACCGCGGAGCAGGCCCTGGACTACGGCCTGGTCCAGGAGGTCGTGCCGGCCGGGGAACTGGCGCTTCGAGCTCACGCGTACGCGACCGAGCTGGCGACCTACAGCGCGCCCCGCTCGATGGCCGTGATGAAGCAGCAGTTCGGGCGGGAGGCGTCCCTGACGCTCGAAGAGGCCGCGCGGGAGGCCACGGCGCTGATGATCGAGTCGTTCGGCCGTCCCGAACTGGCCGAGGGACTGGCCAGCTGGAACGAACGCCGTCCCCCGGAGTTCCCGGACCGATGA
- a CDS encoding acyl-CoA carboxylase subunit beta, with the protein MSWQPEVDELARRRELAERMGGPEKVARQHAAGRSTVRERIAALADPGSFDEIGALAGTASYVDGELASFTPANFVLGTARLDGRRVALGGDDFTVRGGAADAAIMEKQVHAERLAHELRLPLVRLIEGTGGGGSVKMLEQHGFTYVPVNPGWDLVVDNLSTVPVVALCLGPVAGLGAARAVMSHLNVLVEGAGQLFVAGPPVVKHATGEDLTKEELGGADVHRRSGAVDRIVASEAEAFAVVKQFLSYLPSSVDSVPPVGSTTDPVDRADEGLLSLVPRNRRRPYRLRPLLDGVFDAGSVFDYAVSGGSAYAGLARLNGHPVGVLATDPYRGATLTPEGADVMTRLVDLCETFHLPLVSLTDQAGMVIGAAAERAGAIRHGARAVTAVYQARVPMAEVIVRRVFGVGGAGQVNRHRLVRRWAWPSGDWGSLPVEGGIEAAYRAELDEAPDRAARIEEIRARLDAVRSPFRTAERFSVEDVIDPRETRSRLCEWIGDAYAVLPRLAGPPSFGTRP; encoded by the coding sequence ATGAGCTGGCAGCCGGAGGTCGACGAGCTGGCCCGGCGGCGCGAGCTGGCCGAACGCATGGGCGGACCGGAGAAGGTGGCCCGCCAGCACGCCGCCGGGCGCTCGACGGTCCGGGAGCGGATCGCCGCGCTCGCCGACCCCGGCAGCTTCGACGAGATCGGCGCGCTGGCCGGTACGGCGTCCTATGTGGACGGTGAGCTGGCGTCGTTCACCCCGGCCAACTTCGTGCTCGGCACCGCCCGGCTCGACGGCAGGCGGGTGGCGCTCGGCGGTGACGACTTCACCGTCCGAGGCGGCGCCGCCGACGCCGCGATCATGGAGAAGCAGGTCCACGCCGAACGGCTGGCCCACGAGCTGCGGCTGCCGCTGGTGCGGCTGATCGAGGGCACCGGGGGCGGCGGCAGCGTCAAGATGCTGGAGCAGCACGGGTTCACCTACGTCCCGGTCAACCCGGGCTGGGACCTCGTGGTGGACAACCTTTCGACGGTCCCGGTGGTCGCGCTCTGCCTGGGCCCGGTGGCCGGGCTCGGGGCCGCGCGGGCGGTGATGTCGCACCTCAACGTCCTGGTCGAAGGCGCCGGGCAGCTGTTCGTCGCCGGGCCGCCGGTGGTCAAGCACGCGACGGGGGAGGACCTCACCAAGGAAGAGCTCGGCGGCGCGGACGTGCACCGGCGCAGCGGCGCGGTCGACCGGATCGTGGCGTCCGAAGCCGAGGCTTTCGCGGTGGTGAAACAGTTCCTGTCGTACCTGCCGTCCTCCGTGGACTCCGTGCCGCCGGTGGGGTCCACGACGGACCCGGTGGACCGCGCCGACGAAGGGCTGCTTTCGCTCGTGCCGCGCAACCGGCGCCGGCCGTACCGCCTGCGGCCGCTGCTGGACGGCGTCTTCGACGCGGGCTCGGTGTTCGACTACGCCGTGTCGGGCGGCTCGGCGTACGCGGGATTGGCGCGGCTGAACGGCCACCCGGTCGGTGTCCTGGCCACCGACCCCTACCGCGGCGCGACGCTGACCCCCGAGGGTGCCGACGTCATGACCCGGCTGGTCGACCTCTGCGAGACGTTCCACCTGCCCCTGGTGTCGCTGACCGACCAGGCGGGCATGGTGATCGGCGCGGCGGCCGAGCGCGCGGGCGCGATCCGCCACGGCGCCCGCGCGGTCACGGCGGTCTACCAGGCGCGGGTGCCGATGGCCGAGGTGATCGTCCGGCGCGTGTTCGGCGTCGGCGGCGCGGGCCAGGTCAACCGCCACCGCCTGGTCCGCCGCTGGGCCTGGCCCTCCGGCGATTGGGGCTCCCTGCCGGTCGAAGGCGGCATCGAGGCGGCCTACCGCGCGGAACTGGACGAGGCGCCGGACCGGGCGGCGCGGATCGAGGAGATCCGCGCGCGCCTGGACGCAGTGCGCTCGCCGTTCCGGACGGCGGAGCGCTTTTCGGTCGAGGACGTCATCGACCCGCGCGAGACCCGCTCGCGGCTGTGCGAGTGGATCGGCGACGCCTACGCGGTGCTGCCGAGGCTGGCGGGCCCGCCGTCGTTCGGGACGCGGCCCTAG
- a CDS encoding dihydrofolate reductase family protein — MAKLLYAFSTSLDGFIAGPGGDMSWLTPFLGPDPVVDELIPRIGALLVGRRTYGGDDPHRGTEAEGKPFGGGWDGPQFVLTHRPAAPAPGITFVGDLAEAVAAAKEAAGDEYVNVLGADVARQCLEAGLLDEILALPVPVLLGDGVRMFDRPGGEPVALELLAPNWYRVR, encoded by the coding sequence ATGGCCAAGCTGCTCTACGCCTTCAGCACGTCCCTCGACGGGTTCATCGCCGGCCCCGGCGGGGACATGTCCTGGCTGACGCCCTTCCTCGGGCCCGACCCGGTCGTCGACGAGCTCATCCCGCGGATCGGCGCCCTGCTCGTCGGGCGCCGCACCTACGGCGGCGACGACCCCCACCGCGGCACCGAAGCCGAGGGCAAGCCGTTCGGCGGGGGCTGGGACGGCCCGCAGTTCGTGCTCACCCACCGGCCCGCGGCCCCCGCGCCCGGCATCACCTTCGTCGGCGACCTGGCGGAAGCCGTCGCCGCGGCGAAGGAAGCCGCCGGGGACGAGTACGTCAACGTCCTCGGCGCCGACGTCGCCCGCCAGTGCCTCGAAGCCGGGCTGCTGGACGAGATCCTCGCCCTGCCGGTCCCAGTGCTCCTCGGCGACGGCGTCCGGATGTTCGACCGGCCCGGCGGCGAGCCGGTCGCGCTCGAACTCCTCGCGCCGAACTGGTACCGCGTCCGCTAG